The following DNA comes from Nitrososphaerales archaeon.
AACTCATAATCAATCGTGATGATGGGTGAATATTTATGATACCACAATCTGTGGAGAAGTATCAAAAGCGGACACCGACATCTAAAATGCTCTTCGAAAGGGCGGTTGAGATCTCCCCTGGTGGTGTACATCACAACATTCGATACTATCCTCCTTATCCGTTATTCTTCGAGAGGGCCAAAGGGAGCCGTATGTGGGATGTGGATGGGAATGAATATATCGATTTTTGGATGGGGCATGGCTCACTATTCCTTGGACATGCACCGGATGCTGTAGTGGAAGCACTTAAAGAGCAGTGTGCAAAATCGACACACTATGGAATGCCATCTAAAATCCAGATAGAACTGGGTGAATTGGTCAAAAAGATGGCACCTTGGGTCGAGAGGATTCGATTTGCAAATACGGGAACTGAAGCAACGATGTACGCCGTTAGATTTGCAAGGGCATATACGAAGAAGCGAAAGATAGTGAAGTTCATCGGCCATTGGCATGGCGGGCACGATATTCTGAACGTAGCTGTTAGAGCACCATTCGATAAACCATCGACCGATGGCTCTTTGAGAGAAACGGCGATGTTTACCATTACATGCCGCTTTAATGATATTGAAGGGACCTTGCGTACAATTAAAGAAAATGCTGATGATCTGGCCTGTGTAATTGTGGAGCCGGTAACGATGGCGGGAGGGGCTTTACCGGCCGATCGCGAATTCCTCAAGTCACTCAGAGAAGTATGTGATAAACTGGGGATCGTACTGATCTTCGATGAGGTTGTGACCGGGTTCAGATTGGCGAAGGGAGGCGCTACAGAAGTTTATGGTATCATACCAGACCTATTAACGTATGGGAAGATCATCGGTGGTGGCTGTCCAGCTGGCGCGATCGCTGGTAAGAAGGAGATAATGGAAGTATGCGATCCAAGTAAGGGTCGACCGCCCTATGAAGTTGCACAACAGGGTGGTACATTCTGCGGCAACCCTATGACGATGGTCGCAGGTTACGTAACATTGAAGATCTTGAATGAGCATCCAGAAATCTACACCTATGTGAATAGGCTAGGGGATAAAGTGAGGAGAGATGTTGATCGAGTATTCAACGATGAGGGCATACCGACGTGCACAACCGGCCTCGGCTCGATGTTCATGACACACTTCTTAAAGAGCCCTGGTAAATGTGAATTAAAGAGTGCGGAGGATCTGGCTGAGAAGACCGATCCCAATAGGCTATTCGATTATCACTTTGAACTGATGAATCACGGCATATTCTTCTTACCCAAACATCTAGGATTGATAAGCTCGGCGCACACAGAAGATGATATTAATCGACTT
Coding sequences within:
- a CDS encoding aspartate aminotransferase family protein, whose amino-acid sequence is MIPQSVEKYQKRTPTSKMLFERAVEISPGGVHHNIRYYPPYPLFFERAKGSRMWDVDGNEYIDFWMGHGSLFLGHAPDAVVEALKEQCAKSTHYGMPSKIQIELGELVKKMAPWVERIRFANTGTEATMYAVRFARAYTKKRKIVKFIGHWHGGHDILNVAVRAPFDKPSTDGSLRETAMFTITCRFNDIEGTLRTIKENADDLACVIVEPVTMAGGALPADREFLKSLREVCDKLGIVLIFDEVVTGFRLAKGGATEVYGIIPDLLTYGKIIGGGCPAGAIAGKKEIMEVCDPSKGRPPYEVAQQGGTFCGNPMTMVAGYVTLKILNEHPEIYTYVNRLGDKVRRDVDRVFNDEGIPTCTTGLGSMFMTHFLKSPGKCELKSAEDLAEKTDPNRLFDYHFELMNHGIFFLPKHLGLISSAHTEDDINRLISASQKTAELLKTSQ